From a region of the Nitrospirota bacterium genome:
- a CDS encoding MASE3 domain-containing protein, protein MDRQVSRNLVTQGSAPALGAASLLVGLLIFTGLYLSGRYNYLLLLSLAELFAVAVALAIFMLTWNSRRYFDRGFFPFIGLAYLFVGIFNLLHFLAYREMNIFCGYDAGLTAQLWTAGRYLQSVSMLAAPSFINRKLNYGVLLVVYTAAATALLVAVFSGHFPESYREASGVTSFKTVSEYLVTGIFLGAAVHLYRKRASLGKSVWTLLLCSLAVTVGLEALVIISPDGDGLTTFTGHFLLIISFYLAYRAIVVNGLAKPYDLLFRDLKHHEEALHNERNFISAVLDTAGALVVVLKPDGTFARFNRTAEQITGYTADEVKGKHFWDIFLLPEESAAVRGVFDRLAAGEFPNTHENYWLTKHGGRRLIDWANTVLLDSAGRVEYVISTGIDITERREAEERRASYLQRLHTLIRVSAEVLSETTLSGLLQRVVDAARELTDAKLGIAGHGYQEGAFTVRVSSRASDIPPCPPKEAFSVQKGGVYFELVKGKDSLRLSEQELTRHPAWWGLPEGHVPLKGLLGARLKGVDDQVSGIIMVSHKGEGEFTAEDEVLLAQLAALASLGLKHIEAKQAVEAGYTQLQAIVTSMNDGLIIVDLDGTVRSMNPSALHFHGFRNEEEARIPLEQVARIIELRTPDGNPLAFGQWPLVRALKGEAVFHQELVVRRRNSGEEWIGRFSAAPVVNSRGEIILAITTLQDVTAQKQLENELKRHRDNLEELVQKRTAALTASNEQLAYEINQRIETEAEHARLVAAIESAAEAIVVTDTRGFVQYVNPAFERITGYARDEVVGGDLHVLDSGRQDEAFYRTLREALHKDTTWSGQLINKRKDGSIYYEECTISPIKSASGDVINYVYVKRDVTEKLRLESIAEAVNVMDNIGYIFSGIRHEMGNPINSMKMALRVLKANIGSYSSETISEYLERSLGELSRIEYLLKSLKSFTMYETPELQSVELRSFMDKLLPLVRDDFSKRGVSVTLSLAPGAERCLADPRALQQVLLNIFTNAADACMGRPRSEIAITITADSGIILLKIADTGCGMTEEQQRDLFKPFRTSKEQGTGLGLVIAKRMLAMMGGTIQVTSTRGEGTVVEITLPESLSGSRQP, encoded by the coding sequence ATGGACCGGCAGGTAAGCAGAAACCTCGTCACGCAGGGCAGCGCTCCCGCCTTGGGCGCCGCGTCGCTTCTCGTCGGTCTGCTCATCTTCACTGGCCTCTACCTGAGCGGCCGCTACAACTACCTGCTCCTCCTCAGCCTTGCCGAGCTCTTCGCCGTCGCCGTCGCTCTCGCCATCTTCATGCTCACCTGGAACTCGCGAAGATATTTCGACCGGGGCTTTTTCCCGTTTATCGGCCTTGCGTATCTCTTCGTAGGGATATTCAACCTGCTCCATTTCCTCGCCTACCGGGAGATGAACATATTCTGCGGCTATGACGCCGGCCTTACCGCACAGCTCTGGACAGCGGGACGGTACCTGCAGAGCGTATCCATGCTCGCTGCCCCCTCCTTCATTAACCGGAAGCTCAACTACGGGGTTCTGCTCGTCGTCTATACGGCGGCAGCAACCGCCCTGCTTGTTGCGGTCTTCTCGGGGCACTTCCCTGAAAGCTACCGCGAGGCGTCAGGGGTGACCTCCTTCAAGACCGTGAGCGAATACCTGGTGACCGGGATATTCCTCGGTGCAGCGGTCCACCTCTACCGCAAACGCGCCTCCCTCGGAAAAAGCGTCTGGACACTGCTGCTCTGCTCGCTCGCCGTCACCGTCGGCCTCGAGGCCCTCGTCATCATTTCGCCGGACGGTGACGGCCTGACCACCTTCACCGGACACTTCCTGCTGATCATCTCTTTTTACCTCGCCTACCGGGCGATTGTCGTCAACGGCCTTGCAAAACCCTACGATCTCCTTTTCAGGGACCTGAAACACCATGAAGAGGCGCTTCACAATGAGAGAAACTTCATCTCCGCTGTCCTCGACACCGCCGGGGCTCTCGTGGTGGTGCTCAAGCCCGACGGTACGTTCGCGCGGTTCAACCGTACCGCCGAACAGATCACCGGCTATACGGCCGACGAAGTGAAGGGAAAACATTTCTGGGATATCTTTCTGCTCCCCGAAGAGTCCGCGGCGGTGCGGGGCGTCTTCGACCGGCTCGCCGCCGGCGAGTTCCCCAACACGCATGAAAACTATTGGCTCACCAAGCATGGCGGCCGCCGGCTCATCGATTGGGCGAATACCGTCCTTCTCGACAGCGCAGGCCGCGTCGAATACGTCATCAGCACCGGCATAGATATTACCGAACGGAGAGAGGCAGAGGAACGGCGGGCGTCCTATCTTCAGCGTCTTCACACGCTTATCCGCGTATCCGCTGAAGTCCTTTCCGAGACGACGCTCAGCGGCCTCCTTCAGAGAGTGGTGGACGCCGCGCGCGAGCTGACGGATGCAAAGCTCGGCATCGCAGGGCACGGGTATCAGGAGGGAGCGTTCACCGTCAGGGTCTCTTCGAGGGCATCCGATATACCCCCGTGCCCGCCCAAGGAGGCGTTCAGCGTCCAGAAGGGCGGGGTCTATTTCGAGCTGGTCAAGGGAAAAGACTCACTGCGGCTCAGCGAGCAGGAACTGACACGCCACCCCGCCTGGTGGGGGCTGCCCGAAGGCCACGTGCCGCTGAAGGGGCTGCTCGGCGCACGCCTCAAGGGTGTCGACGACCAGGTAAGCGGGATCATCATGGTTTCGCACAAGGGCGAGGGAGAGTTTACTGCCGAAGATGAGGTCCTCCTGGCTCAGCTGGCCGCCCTCGCTTCGCTCGGGCTGAAGCATATCGAGGCCAAGCAGGCGGTCGAGGCCGGCTATACCCAGCTCCAGGCGATCGTCACGAGCATGAACGATGGACTGATCATCGTCGACCTCGACGGCACGGTCCGCTCCATGAATCCGTCGGCGCTCCACTTCCACGGCTTCCGGAACGAGGAAGAAGCGCGTATTCCCCTGGAGCAGGTTGCCCGGATAATCGAGCTCCGTACTCCTGACGGCAATCCCCTCGCTTTCGGGCAGTGGCCGCTCGTGAGGGCCTTGAAAGGGGAAGCGGTATTCCACCAGGAGCTCGTGGTCAGGAGGCGCAATTCGGGAGAGGAATGGATAGGCAGGTTCAGTGCTGCGCCGGTGGTAAACAGCAGGGGCGAGATAATTCTGGCGATCACCACCCTGCAGGACGTTACCGCCCAGAAGCAGCTCGAGAATGAGCTGAAGCGCCACCGGGACAACCTCGAAGAGCTGGTGCAGAAGCGTACTGCGGCATTGACCGCGAGCAACGAGCAGCTCGCCTATGAGATCAACCAGCGCATAGAGACCGAAGCCGAGCACGCCCGGCTGGTGGCCGCCATAGAGTCGGCTGCCGAGGCGATCGTCGTCACCGACACCAGGGGATTCGTTCAGTATGTCAATCCCGCCTTCGAGCGGATCACCGGGTATGCCCGCGACGAGGTTGTCGGCGGCGATCTTCATGTCCTGGACAGCGGCAGGCAGGACGAGGCCTTTTACCGCACGCTCCGGGAGGCGCTGCACAAGGACACTACCTGGAGCGGGCAGCTCATCAACAAGAGAAAGGACGGCAGCATCTATTACGAGGAGTGCACCATCTCCCCGATCAAGTCCGCCTCGGGCGACGTCATCAATTACGTGTACGTCAAACGCGACGTGACCGAGAAACTCAGGCTCGAGTCGATCGCCGAGGCGGTCAACGTCATGGACAATATCGGCTATATCTTCTCGGGTATCCGGCACGAGATGGGCAATCCCATCAACTCGATGAAGATGGCGCTGCGCGTGCTGAAGGCGAATATCGGCTCCTACAGCAGCGAGACGATCAGCGAGTATCTCGAGCGGTCGCTGGGCGAGCTCTCACGCATCGAGTATCTCCTCAAGAGCCTGAAGAGCTTCACCATGTACGAGACCCCGGAGCTCCAGAGCGTAGAGCTGCGGTCCTTCATGGACAAGCTGCTTCCCCTGGTGAGGGACGATTTTTCGAAGAGGGGGGTCTCCGTGACCCTCTCCCTTGCGCCGGGCGCAGAGCGCTGCCTTGCCGATCCCCGGGCACTGCAGCAGGTGCTCCTGAATATCTTTACCAATGCTGCCGATGCCTGCATGGGCAGGCCGCGATCGGAAATTGCTATAACAATAACGGCCGATTCAGGTATAATACTACTCAAAATCGCCGACACGGGGTGCGGTATGACGGAAGAGCAGCAGCGCGACCTCTTCAAGCCCTTCCGCACCTCCAAGGAGCAGGGTACGGGCCTCGGCCTGGTCATCGCCAAACGCATGCTCGCGATGATGGGAGGCACGATACAGGTGACGAGCACGAGAGGGGAAGGCACGGTCGTCGAGATCACCCTGCCGGAGAGCTTGAGTGGGAGCAGGCAGCCATAA
- a CDS encoding sigma-54 dependent transcriptional regulator encodes MRSRDTLYTVLIVEDKESMAAMLANVFEAEGFGVRTAASVQDGLARLSAERISVVVTDLKLGDGDGMTLVSEIRQSFPFIPVVVMTAYGSIERAVAAIKQGAYDFIAKPFDPDHLVVLVKRALSEKGVQKENLVLKGELTNRVQLPDAVGRSAVWQEVLGKVRKVAPLKTTVLLLGESGTGKELVARSIHRLSPRAEEAFVAVNCAAIPKDLIENELFGHEKGAFTGAAEMKPGRFELADRGTIFLDEIGDMELPLQAKLLRVLQESEVERVGGTRTIKVDLRIVAASNKDLEREVGAGRFREDLFYRLNVFPVLIPPLRERRDDIIPLACSFAAYFSGEMRKETPSLSPEVERMLLGHEWKGNVRELRNIMERAVILCDGPQLLPEHLSFTVAGKESASCGGAAPELTLHEIAQRAVHDAERSRIEQALRQTQGNKSRAAELLKVSYKTLLTKIKEYRIS; translated from the coding sequence ATGCGGAGCCGGGATACCCTGTATACCGTACTGATCGTCGAGGATAAAGAGAGCATGGCCGCCATGCTCGCGAACGTTTTCGAGGCCGAAGGGTTCGGCGTCAGAACGGCAGCGAGCGTACAGGACGGGCTGGCCCGGCTCTCGGCGGAGCGTATCTCTGTCGTCGTCACCGACCTGAAGCTCGGCGACGGTGATGGTATGACCCTCGTGAGCGAGATACGGCAGAGCTTCCCCTTTATCCCGGTAGTCGTCATGACCGCCTACGGGAGCATCGAGCGCGCCGTCGCCGCCATCAAACAGGGCGCGTACGACTTCATCGCCAAGCCCTTCGATCCCGATCACCTGGTGGTGCTCGTGAAGCGCGCCCTTTCCGAGAAGGGCGTGCAGAAGGAGAACCTCGTTCTGAAGGGCGAGCTGACGAACAGGGTGCAGCTCCCCGATGCCGTCGGACGCAGCGCGGTCTGGCAGGAGGTGCTGGGGAAGGTGCGCAAGGTGGCGCCCTTGAAGACCACCGTGCTCCTGCTCGGCGAGAGCGGGACCGGCAAGGAGCTTGTTGCCCGGAGCATTCACCGCCTGAGCCCGAGGGCGGAGGAAGCGTTCGTCGCGGTAAATTGCGCGGCGATACCGAAAGACCTCATCGAAAACGAGCTCTTCGGCCACGAGAAGGGCGCGTTTACCGGCGCCGCAGAGATGAAGCCCGGCAGGTTCGAGCTCGCCGACCGGGGCACGATCTTCCTCGATGAGATCGGCGACATGGAGCTGCCGCTCCAGGCGAAGCTGCTCAGGGTGCTCCAGGAGAGCGAAGTGGAGCGCGTGGGCGGGACCAGGACGATCAAGGTCGATCTCCGGATCGTCGCTGCGAGCAACAAGGACCTCGAGCGCGAGGTCGGCGCTGGACGGTTCAGAGAGGATCTCTTCTATCGTCTGAATGTCTTTCCCGTCCTTATTCCTCCGCTGCGCGAACGGAGGGACGACATCATTCCGCTCGCGTGCTCCTTTGCAGCGTATTTCTCGGGTGAAATGAGAAAGGAGACCCCTTCGCTCTCCCCCGAGGTCGAGAGGATGCTCCTCGGCCACGAGTGGAAGGGAAACGTCCGGGAGCTCAGGAATATCATGGAGCGGGCGGTCATTCTCTGTGACGGACCGCAGCTGCTGCCCGAGCACCTGAGCTTTACCGTCGCCGGAAAGGAGAGCGCCTCCTGCGGCGGAGCCGCACCGGAACTCACCCTGCACGAGATTGCGCAGCGAGCGGTGCACGATGCCGAGCGCTCCCGCATAGAACAGGCGCTGCGCCAGACCCAGGGAAACAAGAGCAGGGCTGCGGAGCTCCTCAAAGTCAGTTACAAGACGCTCCTGACCAAGATCAAGGAATACCGCATTTCCTAG
- a CDS encoding ATP-binding protein → MSASPDFLLLLLLVFLALAALVAIVLFISFRPRFLRRDDRSGEALEMNTVMGAFSALGSELQSLKEQLIIRERLAALGEVSAGIAHELRNPLGVIAGYAKLLMKQYEGNDPRQAAGRAAAESILKEVEAMNRVMEELLRFSRPEPISKKEIRIAPLMRDLVAEQQGAEKRISCAVDDALVIRADETLLKQAMRNLVQNACDAGTNIGVAAEPCSAGGRAAVCLSVSDDGPGIANDHLSKVFMPFFTTKSGGAGIGLALVHKIVTAHGGTVAVESGEGRGSTFRVVLPLQ, encoded by the coding sequence ATGAGCGCCTCCCCCGACTTTCTCCTGCTCCTTCTGCTCGTCTTCCTCGCGCTCGCGGCCCTTGTCGCGATCGTGCTCTTCATCTCCTTCCGGCCCCGCTTTCTCCGGCGTGACGACCGGAGCGGCGAGGCCCTCGAGATGAATACCGTCATGGGCGCTTTTTCCGCCCTCGGCTCCGAGCTGCAGTCACTCAAGGAGCAGCTCATCATCAGAGAGCGCCTCGCCGCCCTCGGGGAGGTCTCCGCCGGCATCGCCCACGAGCTCAGGAACCCCCTCGGGGTGATCGCCGGGTACGCCAAGCTCCTCATGAAGCAGTACGAGGGGAACGACCCCCGGCAGGCCGCGGGAAGAGCCGCGGCCGAGAGCATTCTCAAGGAGGTGGAGGCGATGAACCGGGTCATGGAGGAGCTGCTCAGGTTCTCCCGTCCGGAACCGATAAGTAAAAAGGAGATACGCATCGCCCCGCTGATGAGAGACCTCGTCGCCGAGCAGCAGGGAGCGGAAAAGCGGATATCCTGCGCCGTCGACGATGCCCTTGTCATCAGGGCGGACGAAACGCTCCTGAAGCAGGCGATGAGAAATCTCGTGCAGAACGCCTGCGACGCAGGGACGAATATAGGTGTGGCCGCCGAACCGTGCAGCGCGGGCGGGCGGGCGGCGGTCTGCCTGTCGGTGAGCGACGATGGACCGGGCATAGCGAACGACCATCTCTCCAAGGTGTTCATGCCCTTCTTTACCACCAAGAGCGGCGGCGCCGGGATCGGGCTTGCGCTGGTGCACAAGATCGTCACCGCCCACGGCGGAACCGTCGCCGTCGAGAGCGGCGAGGGGAGGGGCAGCACGTTCCGTGTCGTGCTGCCGCTGCAGTGA
- a CDS encoding DsbC family protein, producing MKRIVVGVPFLVTVIVTFFAAAHAYAFSASGCEGDCKKCHSLNKEDVGGILKKLNIPNAKILNIELSPVKSLWEISIENQGQRGLFYVDYSKKYVVTGQIIDVASGSNKTQERFEKLQQTRKVDVAKIPLANALVMGNPKAAKRVVLFTDPDCPYCGKLHKEMEKVVKERKDIVFYIKLFPLKMHKDAYWKSKSIVCNKSLKMLEDNFEQKPIPKTECDTREVDETIKLAESLGITGTPTMVLPNGRVHSGFLAADKLIELITGRR from the coding sequence ATGAAACGTATTGTAGTTGGTGTCCCGTTTTTAGTCACGGTAATAGTCACCTTCTTCGCTGCTGCGCACGCGTACGCTTTCAGCGCGTCGGGCTGTGAAGGAGACTGCAAGAAGTGCCACTCCCTGAATAAAGAGGATGTCGGCGGCATTCTGAAGAAACTGAACATCCCGAACGCCAAGATCCTGAACATCGAGCTGAGCCCGGTGAAGAGCCTCTGGGAGATCTCGATAGAGAACCAGGGGCAGCGCGGTCTCTTTTATGTGGACTACTCGAAAAAGTATGTCGTCACCGGACAGATCATCGATGTCGCCAGCGGATCGAACAAGACGCAGGAGCGCTTCGAGAAACTGCAGCAGACCAGAAAGGTCGATGTCGCGAAGATACCGCTCGCCAATGCGCTCGTTATGGGCAATCCGAAGGCTGCCAAACGGGTCGTCCTCTTCACCGACCCCGACTGCCCGTACTGCGGAAAGCTCCACAAGGAGATGGAAAAGGTGGTGAAAGAACGGAAGGATATCGTCTTTTACATCAAGCTCTTCCCTCTCAAAATGCACAAGGACGCCTACTGGAAATCGAAGAGCATCGTCTGCAACAAATCGCTCAAGATGCTCGAGGACAACTTCGAGCAGAAGCCGATCCCGAAGACCGAATGCGACACCAGGGAGGTGGACGAGACCATCAAGCTCGCCGAATCCCTCGGCATCACCGGCACCCCCACCATGGTGCTGCCCAATGGAAGAGTGCATTCGGGTTTCCTGGCCGCGGATAAGCTCATAGAGCTGATTACCGGGAGGCGATGA
- the scpB gene encoding SMC-Scp complex subunit ScpB gives METYQKKAMLEALLFAAGEPITLGSIIKATELQEPEIKTMLDELAADYRERNAGLMVVEVAEGYQMVTNPDHALWIKRFKQIHQSKKLSQTALETLAIIAYKQPVTKLEVDQLRGVNSDGPVKSLLDKRLIKIVGKKEAPGRPFLYGTTKEFLHYFGLKNLSELPPISDFLKEEAA, from the coding sequence ATGGAAACGTATCAGAAAAAAGCCATGCTCGAGGCCCTGCTCTTCGCCGCCGGCGAGCCGATAACGCTCGGCAGCATCATCAAGGCGACGGAACTGCAGGAGCCAGAAATCAAGACGATGCTCGACGAATTGGCGGCAGACTATCGCGAGAGGAATGCGGGGCTGATGGTCGTCGAGGTGGCCGAAGGGTACCAGATGGTCACCAACCCCGACCACGCGCTCTGGATCAAGCGGTTCAAACAGATCCACCAGAGCAAGAAGCTTTCGCAGACCGCTCTCGAGACCCTCGCGATCATCGCCTACAAGCAGCCGGTGACCAAGCTCGAGGTCGATCAGCTGCGCGGGGTCAATTCGGACGGCCCGGTAAAGAGCCTGCTCGACAAACGGCTCATCAAGATCGTCGGGAAGAAGGAGGCTCCCGGACGTCCGTTCCTGTACGGCACGACCAAGGAGTTCCTGCACTACTTCGGTCTGAAGAACCTGAGCGAGCTGCCGCCGATCAGCGACTTCTTGAAAGAAGAGGCAGCCTGA
- a CDS encoding LysM peptidoglycan-binding domain-containing protein: MKRFSVVLSLVFMLFCAGPVYAAGASYAVKKGDTLFSIARKHNVTIAELKKANGLKSQKLTAGMRLTIPAGDAARLKRAGSESSPAVHTVKKGETFRSISKKYALSVSELKEMNGIRKEARLKVGQKLIVKQAAQRPNARNADEPDVYIVKRGDTVKGVARKFRMSSKELKELNGLEGNRLKPGQKLLLARMPAPQKAEPKPTPVSYSPAAPGPSAASLRLEEVKAFSQSDNLAKLGMKERLVLFAKKMLHLPYRFGGNGAFGLDCSAYVQKAYGLVGITIPRSAREQFSVGEAVDKEELSTGDLVFFRTYASFPSHVGIYIGNNLFIHASSLSKKITIDSLESPYYFQRYIGAKRLIPEEELEIEIDDEPAKEN, translated from the coding sequence ATGAAACGGTTCTCTGTAGTCCTGTCTCTTGTGTTCATGCTGTTCTGTGCCGGTCCGGTGTACGCCGCCGGCGCCTCCTATGCGGTAAAAAAAGGCGATACCCTTTTCAGCATCGCCAGGAAACATAACGTCACCATCGCCGAGCTCAAGAAGGCGAACGGCCTGAAGTCGCAAAAACTGACCGCGGGCATGAGGCTGACCATTCCTGCCGGCGATGCAGCCCGCCTGAAGAGGGCCGGAAGCGAAAGCTCCCCTGCTGTCCATACCGTCAAGAAAGGCGAGACCTTCAGATCCATCTCGAAGAAGTATGCCCTCTCGGTGAGCGAGCTCAAGGAGATGAACGGCATCAGAAAAGAAGCACGGCTTAAAGTCGGCCAAAAGCTCATCGTGAAGCAGGCGGCTCAGCGCCCGAATGCCAGGAATGCGGACGAGCCGGACGTCTATATCGTCAAGAGGGGCGATACCGTAAAAGGAGTGGCCCGTAAATTCAGAATGAGCAGCAAGGAGCTCAAAGAGCTCAACGGCCTCGAAGGCAACAGGCTCAAGCCGGGGCAGAAGCTCCTCCTGGCGAGAATGCCCGCGCCGCAGAAGGCAGAGCCGAAACCCACCCCCGTCTCCTATTCTCCTGCTGCTCCGGGGCCGTCCGCAGCCTCGCTGCGCCTGGAGGAGGTCAAGGCATTCTCGCAGTCCGACAACCTTGCAAAGCTCGGCATGAAGGAGCGGCTCGTCCTCTTTGCGAAGAAAATGCTCCACCTCCCCTACCGCTTCGGCGGCAACGGTGCCTTCGGGCTCGACTGTTCGGCTTATGTGCAGAAGGCCTACGGCCTGGTGGGCATCACCATCCCGCGCAGCGCGCGAGAGCAGTTCTCCGTCGGCGAAGCGGTGGACAAGGAAGAGCTCTCGACAGGCGATCTCGTCTTCTTCAGGACCTACGCGTCCTTCCCCTCTCATGTGGGGATATACATCGGCAACAATCTCTTCATCCACGCCTCGTCCCTCTCGAAGAAGATCACCATCGACAGCCTCGAAAGCCCCTACTATTTCCAGCGCTACATCGGCGCAAAACGCCTCATCCCCGAAGAAGAGCTCGAAATCGAGATAGACGACGAGCCTGCCAAAGAAAATTAG
- a CDS encoding ASKHA domain-containing protein has protein sequence MVYYRERGGKRRDLPMDPLITTVLVSLDLPSASDKRADKERLLDGLVRSGVHTPVEMSPALLAGLPAALRACDFSPLLTLGWEGDRARVVAINKRIVYGLAIDAGTTNIVASLFDMTACRRIAAREHENPQIAEGLDVLSRVHAAMSGRGEELHALLIDGINALIGELCSDHGIRSEDICAAVIAGNTIMMHFLLDLPVHTIPVDPYLPVAHRMDFVRPRDAGIAINDQAVVYIFPNAGSYVGGDIIAGILVSGLHANERPSLLIDVGTNAEIVLGCSEWIMVGAGAAGPALESGIAEIGMRATEGAVAGVVLEKDTPAAVLKVIGGGAPRGICGSGVIELVAELYDNGIIDGQGRLSASSPNVVERDGGRAFVLYESAGARLMIKDTDIDNFLRSKAAMFASLYVMVHAVGLTFGDVLTVYVSGAFGAGIDADKAVRIGMLPDIPRERFVALGNSSLKGAEAVLTDRGALAAVDRICGLITYREMNTDGAFMREFPAALFIPHTNPDVLKS, from the coding sequence GTGGTATACTATCGTGAGCGTGGCGGTAAGCGCCGCGATTTGCCCATGGATCCCCTGATCACGACAGTATTGGTATCGCTCGATCTCCCCTCGGCATCGGATAAGAGGGCCGACAAGGAACGGCTCCTGGACGGCCTCGTTCGTTCGGGTGTGCATACGCCGGTAGAGATGTCTCCTGCGCTGCTCGCCGGGCTGCCGGCAGCGCTGAGGGCATGCGATTTCTCTCCTCTCCTCACGCTCGGATGGGAAGGCGACCGGGCGCGCGTCGTTGCGATCAATAAACGCATTGTGTACGGGCTCGCCATCGATGCAGGCACGACGAATATCGTCGCTTCCCTTTTCGATATGACCGCCTGCCGCAGGATCGCTGCCAGGGAGCACGAGAACCCGCAGATCGCGGAAGGGCTCGATGTGCTCAGCCGGGTCCATGCTGCCATGAGCGGCAGAGGCGAGGAGCTGCATGCGCTGCTCATCGACGGGATCAATGCCCTGATCGGGGAATTATGCAGTGACCATGGCATACGCAGCGAGGATATCTGCGCCGCGGTCATCGCGGGCAACACCATAATGATGCACTTTCTCCTGGACCTGCCGGTGCATACGATCCCTGTCGACCCCTATCTCCCGGTGGCGCACCGCATGGACTTCGTCAGGCCCCGCGATGCGGGCATCGCCATAAACGACCAGGCGGTGGTGTATATCTTCCCCAACGCCGGCAGTTATGTCGGCGGAGACATCATCGCCGGTATCCTGGTCTCGGGACTGCATGCGAACGAACGGCCCTCGCTGCTCATCGATGTGGGGACGAACGCGGAGATCGTCCTCGGCTGCAGCGAATGGATCATGGTGGGAGCCGGCGCTGCCGGTCCTGCCCTCGAGAGCGGCATCGCCGAAATCGGCATGAGGGCCACGGAGGGGGCGGTCGCCGGTGTCGTCCTGGAGAAGGACACCCCTGCGGCTGTCCTGAAGGTAATCGGCGGGGGAGCGCCCCGCGGCATATGCGGATCGGGAGTGATCGAGCTCGTCGCCGAGCTGTACGATAACGGCATTATCGACGGACAGGGGAGATTATCCGCTTCCTCGCCTAACGTCGTGGAGCGCGACGGCGGCAGGGCGTTCGTGCTCTACGAGTCGGCGGGCGCGCGGCTGATGATCAAGGATACCGACATCGATAATTTCTTGCGGTCGAAGGCGGCGATGTTCGCATCGCTGTATGTCATGGTGCACGCCGTCGGCCTGACCTTCGGCGATGTGCTCACGGTTTATGTAAGCGGCGCCTTCGGCGCCGGCATCGACGCGGATAAGGCGGTCCGTATCGGGATGCTCCCCGATATCCCGAGGGAGCGTTTCGTCGCCCTGGGGAACTCCTCATTGAAAGGTGCGGAGGCGGTGCTGACGGACCGGGGCGCGCTCGCTGCGGTCGACCGGATCTGCGGGCTGATTACCTACCGTGAAATGAATACGGACGGAGCATTCATGAGGGAGTTCCCCGCCGCGCTCTTCATCCCCCACACCAACCCCGACGTATTGAAATCCTAA
- a CDS encoding M48 family metallopeptidase — translation MRTMKLILPGIVLILIACQTVPITGRRQLSLVPSETLLPMSFSSYQEFLAKHRVIEGTPEAQMVQRVGTRIRNAVERYFARQNMSEQLSGYQWEFNLIADDSINAWAMPGGKVVVYSGLMPVAKNEAGLAVVMGHEIAHAVAQHGEERMSQGLLAQMGGMALGAAIAQRPQETQQLFITAFGLGTQVGVLLPYSRLQETEADRLGLIFMAMAGYDPREAVDFWQRMTAAKEGPAVPQFLSTHPADTPRLSAIKEFLPEALKYYKK, via the coding sequence ATGAGAACGATGAAGCTCATCCTTCCCGGCATCGTCCTTATCCTTATCGCCTGCCAGACGGTCCCCATCACGGGACGGCGGCAGCTCAGCCTCGTCCCTTCCGAAACGCTCCTTCCCATGAGCTTCAGCTCCTACCAGGAGTTCCTGGCAAAGCACCGGGTGATCGAAGGCACTCCCGAGGCGCAGATGGTGCAGAGGGTGGGCACACGGATACGGAATGCCGTTGAGCGCTACTTCGCCCGGCAGAACATGTCCGAACAGTTGAGCGGCTATCAATGGGAGTTCAATCTCATTGCCGATGACTCGATCAATGCCTGGGCCATGCCCGGCGGGAAGGTGGTCGTCTATTCAGGGCTGATGCCGGTTGCAAAGAACGAGGCGGGTCTCGCCGTTGTCATGGGACACGAGATCGCCCATGCCGTGGCGCAGCACGGCGAGGAGCGCATGAGCCAGGGCCTCCTCGCCCAGATGGGCGGCATGGCGCTCGGCGCCGCTATCGCCCAGAGGCCGCAGGAGACGCAGCAGCTCTTCATAACCGCCTTCGGCCTGGGCACACAGGTGGGCGTGCTTCTTCCGTACAGCAGGCTGCAGGAGACCGAAGCCGACCGCCTCGGCCTCATCTTCATGGCCATGGCCGGCTACGACCCCCGCGAGGCGGTCGACTTCTGGCAGCGGATGACCGCAGCCAAGGAAGGCCCCGCCGTTCCGCAGTTCTTGAGCACGCACCCTGCCGACACGCCGCGGCTGAGCGCCATCAAGGAGTTCCTTCCCGAGGCGCTGAAGTATTACAAGAAGTAG